In one Candidatus Nitronereus thalassa genomic region, the following are encoded:
- a CDS encoding class I SAM-dependent methyltransferase yields the protein MKNLIAPEIDAYAEAHSTQESDVCRRLREETYRSVELPQMVVGPLEGAFLKMMTQVVSAKRVLEIGTFTGYSALCFAEALPAEGQVITCDIDPETSEFAQKFWDQSTMGRKIHAHVAPALETMKQLSGHFDVIFIDADKINYVNYYQRGLELLAATGIMLIDNVLWNGDVILHPPLDNSTGAIQELNRVVAADPRVTSVLVTIRDGVLVVRRAG from the coding sequence ATGAAAAATCTTATTGCGCCTGAAATCGATGCCTATGCGGAAGCGCATTCCACTCAGGAGTCCGATGTCTGCCGGCGATTACGCGAAGAAACCTATCGATCGGTTGAACTTCCTCAAATGGTGGTTGGGCCATTAGAGGGCGCGTTTCTCAAAATGATGACGCAAGTAGTTAGCGCAAAGCGAGTCTTAGAAATTGGGACGTTTACCGGATACAGTGCCTTATGTTTTGCCGAGGCGCTACCAGCTGAAGGGCAAGTCATCACATGCGATATTGATCCGGAGACGTCGGAATTTGCGCAAAAATTTTGGGATCAAAGCACGATGGGAAGAAAAATTCACGCGCATGTCGCTCCAGCGCTAGAGACAATGAAGCAACTCTCAGGCCATTTCGATGTCATATTTATTGACGCGGATAAGATCAATTATGTGAATTACTACCAGCGTGGTTTGGAACTGTTGGCTGCCACAGGCATCATGCTTATCGATAATGTGTTGTGGAATGGGGATGTCATCCTGCATCCGCCCCTTGACAATTCTACCGGGGCCATTCAGGAACTGAATCGGGTCGTAGCTGCAGACCCACGGGTGACCTCGGTCTTAGTCACGATTCGAGATGGAGTCTTGGTTGTTCGACGGGCTGGATAA
- a CDS encoding sulfite exporter TauE/SafE family protein — translation MDDLILSSLFLGFLLGLSHALDADHVVAVGTLAAETESLKRSSLLGICWGIGHTLTLTVIGSLVLSLKWQIPEIVATSMEVLVAGMIVGLGALLLWRARRPLTLHAHTHSHDDSTHTHVHVHVQNQEVHSHHHVRNSLQKAFGVGLVHGIAGSAALTLTVMATMPSIVLGLMYIVVFGTGTILGMFVMSTFISMPFIFLAQRAIHWHMPIKVCAGVFAMGFGSVLAWSLLT, via the coding sequence ATGGATGATCTCATTCTAAGTTCCCTATTTCTTGGATTTTTACTCGGCCTTTCGCATGCGTTAGATGCCGATCATGTTGTGGCGGTGGGCACGTTGGCTGCCGAAACAGAGAGTCTAAAACGGTCATCCCTACTTGGAATTTGTTGGGGCATTGGTCATACACTGACTCTCACGGTGATTGGTAGCCTCGTGTTGAGTCTCAAATGGCAAATTCCCGAGATTGTGGCGACTAGTATGGAAGTGTTGGTGGCCGGAATGATCGTTGGGCTGGGGGCGCTTTTGCTGTGGCGCGCAAGACGGCCCCTCACCCTTCATGCTCACACTCATTCACACGATGACAGTACTCATACTCATGTGCATGTTCACGTCCAGAATCAAGAAGTGCATTCGCACCATCATGTCAGAAACTCTCTGCAAAAGGCGTTTGGCGTGGGGCTGGTCCATGGCATAGCCGGAAGCGCGGCCTTAACCCTCACGGTAATGGCGACGATGCCTTCAATTGTTCTTGGACTGATGTACATCGTCGTGTTTGGCACAGGCACCATTCTGGGCATGTTTGTGATGAGTACCTTCATCAGCATGCCATTTATTTTCTTGGCCCAACGAGCTATCCATTGGCACATGCCCATAAAGGTCTGTGCTGGTGTCTTTGCCATGGGCTTTGGTAGTGTTCTCGCCTGGTCCCTGCTAACTTAA
- a CDS encoding CocE/NonD family hydrolase → MPDGIKLAVDVYLPSTWHPGQRMPTILHQTRYWRAMAYRWPLSAFKESLPRGLMGHYAKRFLANGYAWMSVDVRGSGASFGHRRYSHAPEEISDGGHIVDWILQQPWSNGQVGSLGISYSGASAELLLVNQHPAVKAVAPMFSGFDLYPEIAFPGGIHLTWFTNTWQQITDSLDQNTLPFGGWLANLSIIGVHPVDEDPNETMLSKAIASHRLNWKPHKEALGITFRDDTPPSNHDLPNIDALGPMWYQDTIDRSGAAVYSFTGWFDGGYQHAAIRRHLTLTNPQNKLIIGPWDHGGRRQISPYSLGPAQFDHVGELLKFFDYHLKSLHTGIDQEAPIHYFTMGEEQWKATNMWPPMTTPLTLHLAPQYELQKESATEEQAKDIYSVDTTAGTGPESRWHTLVGLPINNPYPDRSEQDEKLLVYTSTPLIEDIEITGHPSTTLHLSTSSTDATIFVYLEDVSDEGKVSYVTEGMLRGLHRQFNGARAPYRDPIPYRSYRRADGAPMIPGEVATLSFNLLPTSYLFKKGNRIRLAIAGVDKDHFLILPGPPPTLSIYRSHQYPSQLILPHVSHKK, encoded by the coding sequence ATGCCGGATGGAATCAAACTTGCGGTCGATGTGTATTTGCCTTCCACCTGGCATCCCGGGCAACGGATGCCGACCATTCTTCATCAAACGCGATATTGGCGAGCCATGGCCTACCGATGGCCCCTAAGCGCCTTCAAGGAATCTCTCCCCCGTGGGCTGATGGGTCACTATGCCAAACGTTTTTTGGCGAATGGATATGCATGGATGAGTGTCGACGTTCGCGGATCGGGCGCCTCCTTTGGTCATCGCCGTTACTCACATGCCCCGGAAGAAATCAGCGATGGCGGACATATTGTCGATTGGATACTGCAACAACCATGGTCGAATGGGCAGGTTGGCTCGTTGGGCATTTCCTACTCAGGCGCCTCCGCCGAATTACTTCTTGTGAACCAGCACCCAGCGGTGAAGGCCGTTGCCCCCATGTTTTCGGGATTTGATCTCTATCCGGAAATCGCGTTTCCAGGCGGGATTCACCTGACTTGGTTTACCAACACCTGGCAACAAATCACGGATAGTTTAGATCAAAACACTTTGCCCTTTGGAGGATGGCTTGCGAACTTGTCCATCATTGGTGTTCACCCCGTTGACGAAGATCCCAACGAAACTATGCTCTCTAAAGCAATTGCCTCCCATCGCTTAAATTGGAAACCCCATAAGGAAGCTCTGGGTATTACCTTTCGCGACGATACCCCACCTTCGAATCATGATTTACCCAACATCGATGCCTTGGGGCCCATGTGGTATCAAGATACAATCGACCGTTCAGGAGCCGCCGTCTACAGCTTTACGGGATGGTTTGATGGCGGGTATCAACATGCCGCAATCCGCCGCCATTTAACACTCACCAATCCCCAAAACAAATTAATTATTGGCCCATGGGACCATGGAGGACGCCGACAAATCAGCCCGTATAGCCTTGGGCCAGCACAGTTCGATCATGTTGGTGAACTGCTGAAGTTCTTTGATTACCATCTAAAATCACTCCACACGGGAATTGACCAAGAAGCACCGATCCATTACTTCACCATGGGGGAGGAACAATGGAAAGCCACCAACATGTGGCCACCAATGACGACCCCGCTGACATTGCACCTTGCGCCACAGTATGAATTACAAAAAGAATCCGCGACGGAGGAACAGGCAAAAGATATCTATTCAGTGGATACCACTGCCGGGACAGGTCCTGAGTCTCGCTGGCATACACTCGTTGGATTACCCATTAATAACCCCTATCCAGACCGCTCTGAACAAGATGAAAAATTGCTGGTTTACACCTCCACCCCTTTAATAGAAGATATAGAAATTACCGGTCACCCCTCCACAACTTTGCATCTCAGCACTTCAAGTACGGACGCCACAATCTTTGTTTATCTTGAAGATGTGAGCGACGAAGGAAAAGTCTCATACGTGACAGAAGGCATGCTCCGAGGACTTCACCGACAATTCAACGGGGCGAGAGCTCCTTACCGCGATCCAATTCCCTACCGAAGCTACCGACGTGCTGATGGTGCGCCAATGATTCCTGGAGAAGTCGCCACCCTCTCTTTTAACCTCCTCCCCACCTCATATCTGTTCAAAAAAGGGAACCGAATTCGCTTGGCCATCGCCGGGGTAGACAAGGATCATTTTCTGATTTTACCTGGGCCTCCCCCCACTTTGAGCATATATCGCAGTCACCAATATCCGTCGCAACTCATCCTCCCTCATGTCAGTCACAAAAAGTAG